A single window of Candidatus Limnocylindrales bacterium DNA harbors:
- the rpsB gene encoding 30S ribosomal protein S2 yields MSEITMKELLEAGVHFGHQTKRWNPKMKKYIFGERNGIYIIDLQKTLKKFKEAYEKIVDTVAKGGKILLVGTKKQARDVIVEEAKRCGMYYVNQRWLGGTLTNFSTIKNSIEKLKRLEQLKQEPESSPLIKKERLRLERTIAKLEKFLGGIKDMDRLPDMLFVIDPKKEKIAVAEANKLGIPIVAIVDTNCDPDKIDYVIPGNDDAIRAIKLFASKVADAVLEGKAILESQQAAMEKLPEFEKTQGESEKESKLEDSEEPIEGVKSTTPSNEEQVVVS; encoded by the coding sequence TTGAGCGAAATAACCATGAAGGAATTATTAGAGGCTGGGGTCCACTTTGGGCACCAGACCAAGCGATGGAACCCAAAGATGAAGAAATATATCTTTGGGGAACGGAACGGTATTTATATTATAGATTTACAGAAAACCTTGAAGAAGTTTAAGGAAGCATATGAAAAAATTGTAGATACCGTTGCAAAGGGAGGTAAAATTCTCCTGGTTGGGACTAAAAAACAAGCGCGAGATGTTATTGTTGAGGAAGCCAAACGTTGTGGGATGTATTACGTGAATCAACGTTGGTTGGGGGGAACCTTAACCAACTTTTCTACTATTAAGAACAGTATCGAAAAGCTTAAACGGCTGGAACAACTGAAACAGGAACCTGAAAGTAGCCCCTTAATCAAGAAAGAGAGATTACGTCTGGAGCGGACCATTGCGAAGCTTGAGAAGTTTCTAGGAGGCATTAAAGACATGGATAGGCTTCCGGATATGCTCTTCGTGATCGATCCCAAGAAAGAGAAGATTGCAGTTGCTGAAGCAAATAAACTGGGCATTCCCATTGTGGCCATTGTGGATACCAATTGTGATCCGGATAAAATTGATTATGTGATTCCAGGTAATGATGATGCGATTCGGGCCATTAAATTATTCGCTTCTAAAGTTGCAGATGCCGTACTGGAAGGTAAAGCAATCCTGGAGAGCCAGCAAGCCGCTATGGAAAAGCTTCCAGAATTTGAGAAGACTCAAGGAGAATCTGAAAAAGAGAGTAAACTAGAAGACTCTGAAGAGCCTATAGAAGGAGTTAAATCGACGACTCCTTCCAACGAGGAACAAGTGGTAGTATCCTAA
- the frr gene encoding ribosome recycling factor has protein sequence MIQDVYKKVEETMQKTLNVLQREFASIRTGRASVSLLDGITVDYYGTPTPLNQVATLSAPESNLIVIQPWDPTTIKEIEKAILRSDLGLTPTSDGKVIRLSVPPLTEERRKQLVKVVKKIAEESRVAIRQIRKDGNDDLKRLEKNKEISEDELHKAQEQIQKITDKYMKKIDELLEKKEEEIMEI, from the coding sequence ATGATACAGGATGTTTACAAAAAAGTTGAAGAGACGATGCAGAAAACCCTTAACGTCCTTCAGCGAGAATTTGCTTCAATTCGAACTGGGCGGGCTTCTGTTAGTCTGCTAGATGGTATTACCGTCGATTATTATGGAACTCCAACGCCCCTAAACCAAGTCGCAACCCTCTCGGCACCTGAAAGTAACCTGATTGTTATTCAACCCTGGGATCCTACCACCATCAAGGAAATTGAAAAGGCCATCCTGAGATCCGATTTAGGTCTGACTCCTACCTCCGATGGAAAAGTCATACGTCTGTCCGTTCCCCCTTTAACCGAAGAACGACGTAAACAGCTCGTAAAGGTAGTAAAAAAAATAGCCGAGGAATCCCGGGTTGCTATTCGTCAAATCAGGAAAGATGGGAATGACGACTTAAAACGCCTGGAAAAAAATAAAGAAATCTCGGAAGATGAACTCCATAAAGCTCAAGAACAAATTCAGAAAATTACCGATAAATATATGAAAAAAATAGATGAACTGTTAGAGAAAAAAGAAGAAGAAATCATGGAGATCTGA
- the rplM gene encoding 50S ribosomal protein L13, protein MKTFSAKKEEVQHKWYVINAEGKVLGRLAVEIAKRLRGKHKPIFTPHVDTGDYIIVTNASKITLTGRKLQHKVYIRHSGYPGGLKSITAEKLLKEKPERLIEAAVWGMLPKNRLSRKLLHKLKVYAGPEHPHQAQRPEPLNI, encoded by the coding sequence ATGAAAACATTTTCAGCCAAGAAAGAGGAAGTTCAGCATAAGTGGTATGTAATTAATGCAGAGGGAAAGGTTTTAGGCCGACTGGCAGTTGAAATCGCTAAGAGATTAAGAGGTAAGCATAAACCTATTTTTACTCCCCATGTAGATACCGGGGATTATATCATCGTCACCAATGCGAGTAAAATTACCTTGACAGGTCGGAAGTTGCAACATAAAGTTTACATCCGGCATAGTGGGTACCCCGGCGGATTAAAATCTATAACGGCAGAAAAATTGCTAAAGGAAAAACCGGAGAGATTGATTGAGGCCGCTGTGTGGGGAATGTTACCCAAAAACCGGTTAAGTCGAAAGCTTTTGCATAAGCTAAAGGTATATGCTGGACCGGAGCATCCCCATCAGGCCCAGCGACCTGAGCCGTTAAATATATAG
- the tsf gene encoding translation elongation factor Ts has translation MEISAELVKKLRAKTGAGVMDCKIALQEAQGDPEKAIEILKKKGLAAAAKKADRIATEGLIGSYIHAGGKIGVLLEVNCETDFVARTEEFQTLVKDLAMHIAASNPSYLRREDIPAEILNKEREIYKAQMEGSGKPEKVIEKIVDGKMEKYFAEVCLYEQPFIKDTDKTIRDLINEYIAKFGENINIRRFVRFQLGEGLEKK, from the coding sequence ATGGAAATATCAGCAGAACTGGTTAAGAAATTGCGAGCCAAAACGGGTGCAGGTGTTATGGATTGTAAAATAGCTCTCCAGGAAGCCCAAGGGGACCCTGAAAAAGCTATTGAGATTCTTAAGAAAAAAGGTCTGGCAGCTGCAGCCAAAAAAGCCGATCGTATTGCCACGGAAGGTCTTATTGGTTCTTATATCCATGCCGGGGGAAAAATAGGTGTTCTGTTGGAGGTAAATTGTGAGACCGATTTTGTAGCCAGAACCGAGGAATTTCAAACTTTGGTTAAGGACCTTGCCATGCATATTGCAGCCTCCAATCCCTCGTATCTTCGGCGAGAAGATATTCCGGCGGAAATTCTGAATAAGGAACGGGAAATCTATAAAGCTCAGATGGAAGGATCTGGGAAGCCAGAGAAAGTTATTGAGAAGATCGTAGACGGTAAAATGGAAAAATACTTTGCGGAAGTTTGTTTGTATGAACAACCTTTTATAAAAGATACCGATAAAACGATCCGGGATTTGATCAACGAGTATATCGCCAAGTTTGGTGAGAATATTAACATTCGACGCTTTGTCCGCTTTCAGTTGGGAGAAGGTTTAGAGAAAAAATAG
- the rpsI gene encoding 30S ribosomal protein S9 gives MEGENVIQQYYGTGKRKTAIARVWLRPGKGRITVNKIPIDKYFPRDTLKTFIKQPLKLTKNLNTFDIYVNVHGGGKSGQAGAIRHGIARALLNYDLELRPVLKKAGLLTRDARVKERKKYGQRGARARFQFSKR, from the coding sequence ATGGAAGGTGAAAACGTAATCCAGCAGTACTATGGTACCGGAAAGAGGAAGACGGCCATAGCAAGAGTCTGGCTAAGACCTGGTAAGGGTCGTATAACCGTCAATAAAATCCCCATTGATAAATACTTTCCCCGCGACACCTTAAAAACCTTCATTAAACAACCTTTAAAACTCACGAAAAATCTTAATACTTTCGATATTTACGTAAATGTTCATGGAGGTGGAAAAAGCGGACAAGCGGGGGCAATTCGACATGGCATAGCCCGGGCTTTGCTAAATTACGATCTTGAATTGCGCCCTGTGTTGAAAAAAGCGGGCTTACTCACCCGAGATGCACGGGTAAAAGAGAGGAAAAAATACGGACAACGCGGAGCGAGAGCCCGATTTCAATTTTCTAAAAGATAA
- the pyrH gene encoding UMP kinase, with product MQVKPVYRRILLKLSGEALAGEEGYGIDSKVLDFIAEEIKEIYELGIEIAIVIGGGNIFRGIQGAAKGMERASADYMGMLATVLNALSLQYALEKLGVNTRVQTAIEMKELAEPYIRRRAIRHLEKGRIVIFAAGTGNPFFTTDTAAALRAMEIGAEVILKATKVDGVYTADPLLNPQAERFKELSYLDVLQKQLRVMDSTAVSLCMDNNLPIIVFNLREKGNMKRILLGEDIGTIVK from the coding sequence ATGCAAGTAAAACCTGTATATCGAAGGATCCTCTTGAAGCTAAGTGGAGAAGCCTTAGCAGGGGAAGAAGGTTATGGAATCGACTCGAAGGTGCTGGATTTTATCGCCGAAGAGATTAAGGAAATTTATGAGTTAGGCATAGAGATTGCCATAGTTATAGGAGGCGGTAATATCTTCAGGGGTATTCAAGGAGCTGCCAAGGGAATGGAGCGGGCCTCTGCAGATTATATGGGAATGCTGGCAACCGTATTAAATGCCCTCTCGCTCCAATATGCCCTGGAAAAACTTGGGGTGAATACCAGGGTTCAAACGGCCATTGAAATGAAAGAATTGGCCGAACCTTATATCCGTCGACGGGCTATTCGACATCTGGAAAAAGGGAGAATTGTCATCTTCGCCGCCGGTACCGGCAATCCCTTCTTCACCACAGATACGGCTGCAGCCCTTCGGGCTATGGAAATCGGGGCTGAAGTCATACTTAAAGCCACCAAAGTGGATGGAGTTTATACGGCAGACCCTCTGCTAAATCCCCAGGCCGAAAGGTTTAAAGAATTAAGTTACCTGGATGTTCTCCAAAAGCAATTGAGAGTGATGGACTCCACAGCCGTGTCTCTCTGTATGGATAACAATCTACCCATTATCGTGTTTAACCTCCGTGAAAAGGGTAATATGAAGCGGATTCTACTGGGAGAGGATATAGGAACTATCGTAAAATAA